The nucleotide sequence AAACACTAGAATTCTTGGTGATAATAAAatctagaaaaaataattaagtattTGAGGAACAAACCACATATGCTTTCCTGAAATTTACAATACTACCTGCACATCTCTTCATGGTCAGTATGAGACAAGAACCAGAATTTACCTGTATAATTGGCCTGACCCAGTGTATAGGTGAAATATTCTCATTGCATTAAACTAATACCTCTGTGTTTCCTTGGTTTTAGGTACCTTGTGCAAAGATGCCCAATGCATTGCCATTGATCTTGCTCTTCAtattcccagtgctgctgtcaggGTCTTGGTTCCCCAAAACTTTACCCTGTGATGTTAACTCTTCAGAAGGTACTGTGACAGTGGACTGCACGGACCGGCGCCTTACAGAAGTGCCCAGAGGGATCCCTGGAAACGCTACCAACCTTACCCTGAGCATTAACCATATTCCCCATATCTACCCAACAACCTTCAGTCATCTTGAAAACCTCGAGGAGATTGACTTCAGATGCAACTGTGTGCCTGTCAAACTGGGGCCCAAAGATCATGTGTGCACCAGCCAACTGAAGATTGAGAATAGTAGTTTTGCTGCCCTGACAAGACTGAGGTCCTTGTATTTGGATGCAAACCAGCTGGCAGAAATACCCCGAGGTCTTCCTGCCACTTTAACCGTGCTAAGCCTGGAAGCAAACAGTATCTTTTCTATCCAAGAAGCCAGCTTCTCAGAGCTAGGAAACATAGAGGTATTGTATCTTGGACAGAACTGTTACTACCGCAATCCATGCAATGTTTCATTTGAAATTGAGAAAACAGCCTTTCTGGGGCTGAAGAAGTTGACAATACTGTCCCTGAAGGCCAACAACTTAACACAAATTCCACCCAACTTGTCTTCTACTTTAAGGGAATTGTATATTTACAACAACATGATTCAAGAGATTCAAGAACAGGATTTAAGTGACCTTCCCAACCTAGAAATTCTCGACCTAAGTGGCAATTGCCCACGATGCTATAATGCCCCATATCCCTGCATTCCCTGTCCCAAGAGCTCGATTCAGATACATTCAAAGGCTTTTGACTCCTTGGAAAATTTAAGAATTTTGCGGCTTCACAGTAACTCTCTTCAGAGCATACCCAGCAGCTGGTTTAAAAACATCAAGAATCTCAAAGAACTTGACCTCTCCCAAAATTTCCTCATGAGGGAGATTGGAGACGCTCAGTTTTTGACATTTATCCCCAGCCTTGTGCAGCTTGATCTGTCCTTTAACTTTGAACTGAAGGTGTATTCTCCCTACTTGAATCTTTCTAAgacattttcttccctctctaaCCTGGAAATACTGGGGCTCAAGGGTTATGTCTTTAAAGAACTGAGAGCACAAGATCTACATCCACTGCTCACTCTTAGGAATCTAACCATGTTGGATCTTGGGactaattttattaaaattgcaGACCTGACAGTGTTTGAACAATTCCCAGCTCTTAAGTTCATTGACCTCTCAGTGAATAAAATTTCTCCTTCTTCAGGGGAAAGCAACTTCTATGGATTTTGCTCTAACCCTGGCATTTCAGTAGAGCAGTACAACAGGCAAGTACAACAAGAGATGCATTATTTCAGGTATGATTTGTATGGGAGAAGTTGCCGCTCCAAAGACAAAGAGGCTTCTTCCTACCAACCTTTAGTTAAGGAAGATTGCCTTAACTATGGAAAAACTATGGATTTAAGTAGAAACAATGTATTTTTTGTTAATCCCTCAGACTTCCAGGGATTTAGCTCCCTCAAATGTCTCAACTTGTCAGGTAACGCAATAAGTCAAACTTTAAATGGAAGTGAATTCTCTTACTTGTCTGGATTGAGATATCTGGATTTTTCTAACAACAGGGTTGATTTGTTATACCAAACTGCTTTCAAAGAACTCAAACATTTAGAAATTCTAGATCTGAGCAAtaacaaatattattttctggCAGAAGGTGTTTCTCACGTGCTAAGTTTTATGAAAAACCTTCCCCATTTGAGGAAGCTGATGATGAATGAGAATGAAAT is from Cinclus cinclus chromosome 2, bCinCin1.1, whole genome shotgun sequence and encodes:
- the LOC134058044 gene encoding LOW QUALITY PROTEIN: toll-like receptor 7 (The sequence of the model RefSeq protein was modified relative to this genomic sequence to represent the inferred CDS: deleted 1 base in 1 codon), with translation MSCYILCTSAEPLGTTLMLFSSAPFYSLFQHQISQTWKHTENESLLDFDVHQLSVFASVTEDSLSLAGDSQLFLACCGMCRQIKVPCAKMPNALPLILLFIFPVLLSGSWFPKTLPCDVNSSEGTVTVDCTDRRLTEVPRGIPGNATNLTLSINHIPHIYPTTFSHLENLEEIDFRCNCVPVKLGPKDHVCTSQLKIENSSFAALTRLRSLYLDANQLAEIPRGLPATLTVLSLEANSIFSIQEASFSELGNIEVLYLGQNCYYRNPCNVSFEIEKTAFLGLKKLTILSLKANNLTQIPPNLSSTLRELYIYNNMIQEIQEQDLSDLPNLEILDLSGNCPRCYNAPYPCIPCPKSSIQIHSKAFDSLENLRILRLHSNSLQSIPSSWFKNIKNLKELDLSQNFLMREIGDAQFLTFIPSLVQLDLSFNFELKVYSPYLNLSKTFSSLSNLEILGLKGYVFKELRAQDLHPLLTLRNLTMLDLGTNFIKIADLTVFEQFPALKFIDLSVNKISPSSGESNFYGFCSNPGISVEQYNRQVQQEMHYFRYDLYGRSCRSKDKEASSYQPLVKEDCLNYGKTMDLSRNNVFFVNPSDFQGFSSLKCLNLSGNAISQTLNGSEFSYLSGLRYLDFSNNRVDLLYQTAFKELKHLEILDLSNNKYYFLAEGVSHVLSFMKNLPHLRKLMMNENEISTTIDTGIESQSLRILEFRGNRLDVLWMDGNEKYFSFFENLTSLEELDISFNSLRFLPHDVFEKMPPSLRVLNLTNNQLKSFIWGNLPSLRNLVTLDLSNNLLATVPRELSNCTSSLQQLMLRNNRIQRLTKYFLRGAFQLRYLDLSSNKIEIIKRSSFPENVIDNLKMLLLHGNPFKCNCEAVWFVWWINRTQVTIPLLATDVTCAGPGAHKGRSVVFLDLYTCELDTSYLILYALSASAILGLMVFTVMSHLYFWDVWYSYHYCTAKLKGYRRLSSPGACYDAFVAYDSEDPAVNEWVLQELVERLENQKARQFNLCLEGRDWLPGQPVFDNLSQSIQLSKKTIFVLTNRYIKSGRFKTTFYMAHQRLLDEKMDVIILIFLEKVLQKSRYVRLRKRLCRSSVLEWPTNPQSQPYFWQCLKNAIATSNSLTYNKLLKETV